One genomic region from Conexibacter woesei DSM 14684 encodes:
- a CDS encoding class II aldolase/adducin family protein — protein MRAAVAEVARIVAGARLVDAFGHVSARVPGGFLLTSTDPLGTQSARSVHALDAAGAVLDQGTAGGVPLEAPLHAAIYAARPDVGAICRTHSPAAVAWGVRGAVPPLLHGLGGLAGEVAAWGGDVDLVVSDAQGEAVAAALGAADCLLVQANGNVATGATLNQAAVRAWYLEERARIALEAGLEASPLTDLDARARHFAAEEARAWRWLQESYA, from the coding sequence GTGAGAGCGGCGGTCGCCGAGGTCGCCCGGATCGTCGCGGGCGCGCGGCTGGTGGACGCGTTCGGACACGTCTCCGCGCGCGTCCCCGGCGGCTTTCTGCTGACCTCGACCGACCCGCTCGGAACGCAGTCGGCGCGCTCCGTCCACGCGCTCGACGCCGCCGGCGCGGTGCTCGATCAGGGCACCGCCGGCGGCGTGCCGCTGGAGGCGCCGCTGCACGCGGCGATCTACGCTGCCCGCCCGGACGTCGGCGCGATCTGCCGCACCCACTCGCCCGCCGCGGTCGCGTGGGGCGTGCGCGGCGCGGTGCCGCCGCTGCTGCACGGCCTCGGCGGCCTCGCCGGCGAGGTCGCGGCGTGGGGCGGCGACGTCGACCTCGTCGTCTCGGACGCGCAGGGCGAGGCGGTCGCCGCCGCGCTCGGCGCGGCAGACTGCCTGCTCGTGCAGGCGAACGGAAACGTCGCGACCGGCGCGACGCTGAACCAGGCGGCGGTGCGCGCCTGGTACCTGGAAGAACGGGCGCGGATCGCCCTCGAGGCCGGCCTGGAGGCCTCACCACTGACCGACCTCGACGCACGAGCCCGCCACTTCGCCGCCGAGGAGGCGCGCGCGTGGCGGTGGCTCCAGGAGAGCTATGCCTGA
- a CDS encoding oxidoreductase, with the protein MSSKWTADQIPDQSGRLAVVTGANSGLGLITAKELGRSGAHVVLACRDTAKGEAAAREIRGAAPQATIEVAALDLGSLASVRDFAERFTGEHDRLDLLVNNAGVMAPPRRTTADGFELQLGTNHLGHFALTGLLIEQLRAQDGARVVTLSSGAHRFGAIDFDDLQRERSYNRWRAYGQSKLANLMFAFELDRRLRAAGSGLLSVAAHPGYAATHLQSAAAPTVDRVIMKATNALFAQSAEMGALPTLYAATAPSVAGGDFIGPDGFAEQRGHPEVVRGNAASRDEAVAARLWSVSEELTGVAYPLPATASVR; encoded by the coding sequence ATGAGCAGCAAGTGGACGGCAGACCAGATCCCCGACCAGAGCGGCCGACTGGCGGTCGTGACCGGCGCCAACAGCGGCCTCGGTCTGATCACGGCGAAGGAGCTGGGGCGCAGCGGCGCGCACGTCGTGCTCGCCTGCCGCGACACGGCGAAGGGCGAGGCCGCGGCGCGCGAGATCCGCGGCGCCGCGCCGCAGGCGACCATCGAGGTCGCCGCGCTCGACCTCGGCAGCCTCGCCTCCGTGCGCGACTTCGCCGAGCGCTTCACCGGCGAGCACGACCGGCTCGACCTGCTCGTCAACAACGCCGGCGTGATGGCGCCGCCGCGGCGTACGACGGCGGACGGCTTCGAGCTGCAGCTCGGCACCAACCACCTCGGCCACTTCGCGCTCACCGGACTGCTGATCGAGCAGCTGCGGGCGCAGGACGGCGCGCGGGTCGTGACGCTCTCCAGCGGCGCGCACAGATTCGGCGCGATCGACTTCGACGACCTCCAGCGCGAGCGCAGCTACAACCGCTGGCGCGCGTACGGGCAGTCGAAGCTCGCCAACCTGATGTTCGCGTTCGAGCTCGACCGCCGCCTCAGAGCGGCCGGATCAGGCCTCCTCAGCGTCGCCGCGCATCCCGGCTACGCCGCGACGCACCTCCAGTCGGCCGCCGCGCCGACGGTCGACCGCGTGATCATGAAGGCGACCAACGCGCTCTTCGCCCAGTCCGCCGAGATGGGCGCGCTGCCGACGCTCTACGCCGCGACCGCGCCCAGCGTCGCCGGCGGCGACTTCATCGGCCCCGACGGCTTCGCCGAGCAGCGCGGCCACCCCGAAGTGGTGCGCGGCAACGCCGCGTCGAGAGACGAGGCCGTCGCCGCGCGCCTGTGGAGCGTGTCGGAGGAGCTGACGGGCGTCGCGTACCCGCTGCCGGCTACGGCTTCCGTGCGCTGA
- a CDS encoding amino acid synthesis family protein, whose product MSLDIRKVVTVVEDTFHDGGRGDDGGTLRKVAVAVVLKNPYAGRPYSDDLSLLIDPSDELGKLIGERCAEAAGGPVESHGKAVVVGTAGEGEHGNATKTTRFGDPFRAAFGGGKAWLPSTTKRAGTGCTIDVPLCFKDEIWVRSHYDTITIKIEDAPASDEIVLVGAVATRGRLNARLGGVSKADALARQEAGA is encoded by the coding sequence GTGAGCCTCGACATCCGCAAGGTCGTGACCGTCGTCGAGGACACGTTCCACGACGGTGGCCGCGGCGACGACGGCGGCACGCTGCGCAAGGTCGCAGTCGCCGTGGTGCTGAAGAACCCGTATGCCGGCAGACCGTACAGCGATGACCTCTCGCTGCTGATCGACCCCAGCGACGAGCTGGGGAAGCTGATCGGCGAGCGCTGCGCGGAGGCGGCCGGCGGACCGGTCGAGAGCCACGGCAAGGCCGTCGTCGTCGGCACCGCCGGCGAGGGCGAGCACGGCAACGCGACGAAGACGACGCGCTTCGGCGATCCGTTCCGCGCGGCGTTCGGCGGTGGCAAAGCGTGGCTGCCGTCGACCACGAAGCGCGCCGGCACCGGCTGCACGATCGACGTGCCGCTCTGCTTCAAGGACGAGATCTGGGTCCGCTCCCACTACGACACGATCACGATCAAGATCGAGGACGCGCCGGCGTCGGACGAGATCGTCCTGGTCGGCGCGGTCGCGACGCGCGGGCGGCTCAACGCGCGGCTCGGCGGCGTCTCGAAGGCGGACGCGCTGGCGAGACAGGAGGCCGGCGCATGA
- a CDS encoding IclR family transcriptional regulator — translation MSERSGERYRVPAVVAAASILDAIARAPDGMTHTELVKQLELSKSSAHNLLSTLESLGWVRRDPRGRAYRLGGGLVRLGAFAIRQVDALALATERTHEIAGEHHLTVIAAQPLGRGEVEVVSVAYPDDVHVGIALGTRYGWFDGAVGKCLLALEPPADAEQLVHERARQIPAHTERTLTDPEALIADVEHVRDVGYGASIGEYRHNNAVAVPVRDAKGALAALLIAIGFPDQLTREAIPSIGHVLRDVADAITAECGGRAPAGRDAQDPQNVAEPAAKEHSR, via the coding sequence ATGAGCGAGAGAAGCGGCGAGAGGTACCGCGTTCCGGCGGTCGTCGCGGCGGCGTCGATCCTCGACGCGATCGCGCGAGCGCCCGACGGCATGACGCACACCGAGCTGGTCAAGCAGCTCGAGCTGTCGAAGTCGAGCGCCCACAACCTGCTCAGCACGCTCGAATCGCTCGGCTGGGTGCGCCGCGACCCGCGCGGTCGCGCGTACCGCCTCGGCGGCGGGCTCGTGCGGCTCGGCGCCTTCGCGATCCGCCAGGTCGACGCGCTCGCGCTCGCGACCGAGCGCACGCACGAGATCGCCGGCGAGCACCACCTGACCGTCATCGCGGCGCAGCCGCTCGGGCGCGGCGAGGTGGAGGTCGTCTCCGTCGCCTACCCCGACGACGTCCACGTCGGGATCGCGCTCGGCACCCGCTACGGCTGGTTCGACGGCGCCGTCGGCAAGTGCCTGCTGGCGCTCGAGCCGCCGGCCGACGCGGAGCAGCTCGTGCACGAGCGCGCGCGGCAGATCCCGGCCCACACCGAGCGCACGCTGACCGATCCCGAGGCGCTGATCGCCGACGTCGAGCACGTGCGTGACGTCGGCTACGGCGCCAGCATCGGCGAGTACCGGCACAACAACGCGGTCGCCGTGCCGGTGCGCGACGCAAAGGGGGCGCTGGCGGCGCTGTTGATCGCCATCGGCTTCCCCGACCAGTTGACCCGAGAGGCGATCCCGTCGATCGGCCACGTCCTGCGGGACGTCGCGGACGCGATCACCGCCGAGTGCGGTGGCCGCGCGCCCGCCGGACGAGATGCGCAGGACCCCCAGAACGTCGCCGAACCGGCGGCCAAGGAGCACAGCAGATGA
- a CDS encoding aldehyde dehydrogenase family protein: MLTKFTVQDPLEREQLGEVELTDPAAVQGIVDAARAAQGAWARTPLAERADRLEAAADALRPEIETLGELLSRESGKPLAQAQFEVRVTVALLADNARVGRRWEGRVLPTEGLGGTARDLAFTRREPLGVVGAILPFNFPVELFVEKAAAALVGGNAVISKAPIEAPLVVSRFHRALVEAGIPAAVTPLLHGDRDVGIALANARGVDAISLTGSTAAGIAVAQAGAPTLRHLHLELGGNNAALVLKDADLDLVTEELAYGRLLMNGQACSASKRVLVHPDLHDELADRLAAVVDRQVVGPSVDPATTVGPLIHAAAAQRVTEQVERAVAQGARRVRGGDVSRDGALLPPSLLADVPVAAAVATDDEIFGPVFVLIKACDEREAVALANASSFGLMSSVFSRDVQLALAVAERLEAGGVVINGTDNYRPPIIPFGGVKLSGSGREGLGYTIDELTREKTIVLRRFRRDLPGEEGASA, encoded by the coding sequence ATGTTGACCAAGTTCACCGTGCAGGACCCGCTCGAGCGCGAGCAGCTGGGAGAGGTCGAGCTGACCGACCCGGCTGCCGTCCAGGGCATCGTGGATGCCGCGCGCGCCGCTCAGGGCGCGTGGGCGCGCACGCCGCTCGCCGAGCGGGCCGACCGGCTCGAGGCCGCCGCCGACGCGCTGCGGCCCGAGATCGAGACGCTCGGTGAGCTGCTCTCGCGCGAGTCCGGCAAGCCGCTCGCGCAGGCTCAGTTCGAGGTCCGCGTGACCGTCGCGCTGCTGGCCGACAACGCCCGCGTCGGCCGCCGCTGGGAGGGCCGCGTCCTGCCGACCGAGGGCCTCGGCGGCACCGCGCGCGACCTCGCCTTCACGCGCCGCGAGCCGCTCGGCGTCGTCGGCGCGATCCTGCCGTTCAACTTCCCCGTCGAGCTGTTCGTCGAGAAGGCCGCCGCCGCGCTGGTCGGCGGCAACGCGGTCATCTCGAAGGCGCCGATCGAGGCACCGCTCGTCGTCTCGCGCTTTCACCGCGCGCTCGTCGAGGCCGGCATCCCGGCTGCGGTCACGCCACTGCTGCACGGCGACCGCGACGTCGGCATCGCGCTCGCGAACGCGCGCGGCGTCGACGCGATCTCGCTGACCGGCTCGACCGCCGCCGGCATCGCTGTCGCGCAGGCCGGCGCGCCGACGCTGCGTCACCTCCACCTCGAGCTGGGCGGCAACAACGCCGCGCTCGTGCTGAAGGACGCCGACCTCGACCTCGTCACGGAGGAGCTGGCCTACGGCCGCCTGCTGATGAACGGGCAGGCGTGCTCGGCCAGCAAGCGCGTGCTCGTCCACCCCGACCTGCACGACGAGCTGGCCGACCGGCTCGCGGCCGTCGTCGACCGCCAGGTCGTCGGTCCGTCGGTCGACCCGGCGACGACGGTCGGCCCCCTCATCCACGCTGCAGCGGCGCAGCGCGTCACCGAACAGGTGGAGCGCGCGGTCGCGCAGGGCGCACGGCGCGTCCGCGGCGGGGACGTCTCACGCGACGGAGCCCTCCTGCCCCCATCGCTCCTCGCCGACGTCCCCGTCGCGGCGGCCGTCGCCACCGACGACGAGATCTTCGGACCCGTCTTCGTCCTGATCAAGGCCTGCGACGAGCGCGAGGCGGTCGCGCTCGCGAACGCCTCCTCCTTCGGCCTGATGTCGAGCGTCTTCAGCCGCGACGTGCAGCTCGCGCTCGCGGTCGCCGAGCGCCTGGAGGCCGGCGGCGTCGTGATCAACGGCACCGACAACTACCGCCCGCCGATCATCCCCTTCGGCGGCGTGAAGCTGTCCGGCAGCGGGCGCGAGGGGCTCGGCTACACGATCGACGAGCTGACGCGCGAGAAGACGATCGTCCTGCGCCGCTTCCGGCGCGACCTCCCCGGCGAGGAAGGAGCCAGCGCATGA
- a CDS encoding isochorismatase family protein has translation MPVWDDVLPEEDRLVFEAAGWGKDVGFGARPALLVVDVIYNFVGDKPEPILKSIEKWRYSCGERGWEGVKHLQRLIAAAREQQIPIIYTGMDRRPDGFDQGAWNWKSHRSGEASDIRGSLGNEVVAEVAPQPEDIYFVKDKPSAFHGTHLLDYLIYLGVDTVITTGTTTSGCVRATAVDATQYNYRSIVPEECVWDRSMISHKVNLLDIQMKYGDVKSTDDVIAYFRSLPQRPCGERTPTGVANTEQEVPR, from the coding sequence ATGCCGGTCTGGGACGACGTCCTCCCGGAGGAGGACCGCCTCGTCTTCGAGGCCGCGGGCTGGGGCAAGGACGTGGGCTTCGGCGCGCGTCCCGCGCTCCTCGTCGTCGACGTGATCTACAACTTCGTCGGCGACAAGCCGGAGCCGATCCTGAAGTCGATCGAGAAGTGGCGCTACTCGTGCGGCGAGCGCGGCTGGGAGGGCGTCAAGCACCTCCAGCGGCTGATCGCGGCCGCGCGCGAGCAGCAGATCCCGATCATCTACACGGGCATGGACCGCCGTCCCGACGGCTTCGACCAGGGCGCGTGGAACTGGAAGAGCCACCGCTCCGGCGAGGCGTCCGACATCAGAGGCTCGCTCGGCAACGAGGTCGTCGCCGAGGTCGCGCCGCAGCCGGAGGACATCTACTTCGTCAAGGACAAGCCGAGCGCGTTCCACGGGACGCACCTGCTCGACTACCTGATCTACCTCGGCGTCGACACGGTCATCACGACCGGCACGACGACGAGCGGCTGCGTGCGGGCGACCGCGGTCGACGCGACGCAGTACAACTACCGCTCGATCGTCCCGGAGGAGTGCGTCTGGGACCGCTCGATGATCTCGCACAAGGTCAACCTGCTCGACATCCAGATGAAGTACGGCGACGTGAAGTCGACCGACGACGTGATCGCGTACTTCAGATCGCTGCCGCAGCGTCCCTGCGGCGAGCGGACGCCGACCGGCGTCGCGAACACGGAGCAGGAGGTGCCGCGGTGA
- a CDS encoding DUF1989 domain-containing protein, whose amino-acid sequence MMVGPAPRSHDTLVEEIVVPACEARAVEVRAGQVLQVVDLEGQQVGDLVAYRLADPTEVFSAGHTISALTRMVPQVGDELFSNHRRPLFRILFDDVGSHDLIVPCCDPERYSRDYGVHDHGSCLASLERAVAESGRDWPVRGETAWNVFMNNRHENGRIVTYEPPHRAGSSIDLEVLDDLLVVLSACPQDLSPCNAYAPTSMALRVWEPDA is encoded by the coding sequence ATGATGGTCGGCCCCGCACCGCGCTCGCACGACACGCTCGTCGAGGAGATCGTCGTCCCCGCCTGCGAGGCGCGCGCCGTCGAGGTGCGCGCCGGGCAGGTCCTCCAGGTCGTCGACCTGGAGGGCCAGCAGGTCGGCGACCTCGTCGCCTACCGGCTCGCCGACCCGACCGAGGTCTTCAGCGCCGGTCACACGATCTCCGCGCTGACGAGAATGGTCCCGCAGGTCGGCGACGAGCTGTTCTCCAACCACCGCCGCCCGCTGTTCCGGATCCTCTTCGACGACGTCGGCTCGCACGACCTGATCGTGCCCTGCTGCGACCCGGAGCGGTACTCGCGCGACTACGGCGTGCACGACCACGGTTCCTGCCTCGCCTCGCTGGAGAGAGCGGTCGCCGAGAGCGGGCGCGACTGGCCGGTGCGTGGCGAGACGGCGTGGAACGTCTTCATGAACAACAGACACGAGAACGGGAGAATCGTCACGTACGAGCCGCCGCATCGGGCCGGCTCGTCGATCGACCTCGAAGTGCTCGACGACCTGCTCGTCGTGCTGTCGGCCTGCCCGCAGGACCTCAGTCCGTGCAACGCGTACGCGCCGACGTCGATGGCGCTGCGCGTCTGGGAGCCCGACGCGTGA
- a CDS encoding O-methyltransferase family 2 translates to MPGALPSNGEGPVDPLALLTAYQHSAVLASAVTSGIADALAAGVEGSRGPDAVGAGRTVAEVAAAAGTDPRATRIMLSALVAIGLATRADGANAGAGVEDETRFALSEAGAVLASDHPQTLAWIVRKEWFFYGVWNELPSALADGHARVGPWRERVDADRATAFGFLRALDDLAARFGGELAEAAAEALPAGGGSAAAGGSPLRLLDVGGGAGSHAARLVGLRPDVQPTVLDLPQVAPILGERHPEVPFTAGDLAAPRFGRPEGETWDAILLANILHDHTPERNAALVAEAAGLLAPGGTLLLYEWIPNPDTTAPDLPLFAVMMMVENEGGDAYAEAEHRAWLDAAGLTGVEIRRGYGPIAVVSARKP, encoded by the coding sequence ATGCCCGGCGCGCTGCCGAGCAACGGCGAGGGTCCGGTCGACCCGCTCGCGCTGCTGACGGCCTACCAGCACTCCGCCGTGCTCGCCTCGGCGGTCACGAGCGGGATCGCCGACGCGCTCGCCGCCGGCGTCGAGGGCTCGCGCGGCCCCGACGCGGTCGGCGCCGGGCGGACCGTCGCCGAGGTCGCCGCGGCGGCCGGCACCGACCCGCGCGCGACGCGGATCATGCTCTCCGCGCTCGTCGCGATCGGCCTCGCGACGCGCGCCGACGGCGCGAACGCCGGAGCGGGCGTCGAGGACGAGACGCGCTTCGCGCTGAGCGAGGCGGGCGCGGTGCTCGCGAGCGACCATCCGCAGACGCTCGCCTGGATCGTCCGCAAGGAGTGGTTCTTCTACGGCGTCTGGAACGAGCTGCCGTCCGCGCTCGCCGACGGGCACGCCCGCGTCGGTCCGTGGCGCGAGCGGGTCGACGCCGACCGTGCGACCGCGTTCGGCTTCCTGCGCGCGCTCGACGACCTCGCCGCGCGGTTTGGCGGCGAGCTGGCGGAGGCGGCGGCGGAGGCCCTGCCGGCGGGCGGCGGCTCGGCTGCGGCCGGCGGCTCGCCGCTGCGCCTGCTCGACGTCGGCGGCGGCGCCGGCTCGCACGCGGCGCGGCTGGTGGGGCTGCGGCCAGACGTGCAGCCGACCGTGCTCGACCTGCCGCAGGTCGCGCCGATCCTCGGCGAGCGCCACCCGGAGGTCCCGTTCACGGCCGGCGACCTCGCCGCGCCGCGCTTCGGCCGGCCGGAGGGGGAGACGTGGGACGCGATCCTGCTCGCGAACATCCTCCACGACCACACGCCCGAGCGGAACGCCGCGCTCGTGGCGGAGGCGGCCGGCCTGCTCGCCCCCGGCGGCACGCTGCTGCTCTACGAGTGGATCCCGAACCCCGACACGACGGCGCCCGACCTGCCGCTGTTCGCGGTGATGATGATGGTCGAGAACGAGGGCGGCGACGCGTACGCCGAGGCGGAGCACCGCGCCTGGCTCGACGCCGCCGGCCTGACCGGCGTCGAGATCCGGCGCGGCTACGGCCCGATCGCCGTCGTCAGCGCACGGAAGCCGTAG
- a CDS encoding dihydroorotase, protein MSEPREVDLKIVGGTVVTPTGTRRAGIAVDGGKIVAIGDDSLLPPARKTHDATGLHVIPGLVDTEAHPGCYVPLRDDLATESIAAVTAGVTTWGIHAPQTRMGQPNFVEYVQKEDVGSFHDSMPHFIDAVESDSAIDVFATYMMETDQQAREIPEYAKEYGVTSFKLYLQAMSPEAEPNWPGRRAGLGAGFDDGVVYQVMENTAALGYPGVVAMHCENWEIARIFDERLRAQGRTDWATWSDRSPHFLEAQHLRQYGHFAEYLGCPIYVQHATTPETYREILDLRGRGVTCYAQTGPHWLHFGKEEHNAWRINVPLRSRENNPNIWRALRDGVINAVGSDHVVIWGDPSYENSYNENIWELRTGFTSRVEMLLPVMLEGVHQGELSLERLVQVACENPAKIFGVWGQKGALDVGFDADIVLVDLDKEVAVDNSIVQTRSGWTVLDGRTIHGWSVATFLRGKQMSKWEDGAPKAEFIGDADGEYLRRVPGGDRPGVLEEV, encoded by the coding sequence ATGAGTGAACCCCGTGAAGTCGACCTGAAGATCGTCGGCGGCACCGTCGTCACCCCGACCGGCACGCGTCGCGCGGGCATCGCGGTCGACGGCGGCAAGATCGTCGCGATCGGCGACGACAGCCTGCTGCCGCCGGCTCGCAAGACGCACGACGCGACCGGTCTTCATGTCATTCCGGGCCTGGTCGACACCGAGGCGCACCCCGGCTGCTACGTGCCGCTGAGAGACGACCTCGCGACCGAGTCGATCGCCGCCGTCACCGCCGGCGTCACGACCTGGGGCATCCACGCGCCGCAGACGCGCATGGGCCAGCCGAACTTCGTCGAGTACGTCCAGAAGGAGGACGTCGGGTCCTTCCACGACTCGATGCCGCACTTCATCGACGCGGTCGAGAGCGACTCCGCGATCGACGTCTTCGCGACGTACATGATGGAGACCGACCAGCAGGCGCGCGAGATCCCCGAGTACGCCAAGGAGTACGGCGTCACCTCGTTCAAGCTCTACCTGCAGGCGATGAGCCCCGAGGCGGAGCCGAACTGGCCGGGCCGCCGCGCGGGCCTCGGCGCCGGCTTCGACGACGGCGTCGTCTACCAGGTGATGGAGAACACGGCCGCGCTCGGCTACCCGGGCGTCGTCGCGATGCACTGCGAGAACTGGGAGATCGCGCGCATCTTCGACGAGCGTCTGAGAGCGCAGGGCCGCACCGACTGGGCGACCTGGTCGGACCGCTCGCCGCACTTCCTGGAGGCGCAGCACCTGCGTCAGTACGGCCACTTCGCCGAGTACCTCGGCTGCCCGATCTACGTCCAGCACGCGACGACGCCGGAGACCTACAGAGAGATCCTCGACCTGCGCGGCCGCGGCGTCACCTGCTACGCGCAGACCGGCCCGCACTGGCTCCACTTCGGCAAGGAGGAGCACAACGCCTGGCGGATCAACGTCCCGCTGCGCTCGCGCGAGAACAACCCGAACATCTGGCGCGCGCTGCGTGACGGCGTGATCAACGCCGTCGGCTCCGACCACGTCGTGATCTGGGGCGACCCCTCCTACGAGAACTCGTACAACGAGAACATCTGGGAGCTGCGCACCGGCTTCACCTCGCGCGTCGAGATGCTGCTTCCGGTCATGCTGGAGGGCGTCCACCAGGGCGAGCTGTCGCTCGAGCGCCTCGTCCAGGTCGCCTGCGAGAACCCGGCGAAGATCTTCGGCGTGTGGGGCCAGAAGGGCGCGCTCGACGTCGGCTTCGACGCCGACATCGTGCTCGTCGACCTCGACAAGGAGGTCGCCGTCGACAACTCGATCGTGCAGACGCGCTCGGGCTGGACGGTGCTCGACGGCAGAACGATCCACGGCTGGTCGGTCGCGACGTTCCTGCGCGGCAAGCAGATGTCGAAGTGGGAGGACGGCGCGCCGAAGGCCGAGTTCATCGGCGACGCGGACGGCGAGTACCTGCGCCGCGTGCCAGGCGGCGACCGCCCGGGCGTCCTCGAGGAGGTCTGA
- a CDS encoding phytoene desaturase family protein encodes MPDVIVIGAGHNGLTCACYLARAGLDVLVLEQSDTVGGCINTRDLPDGRGRLELGAYEHGGIRGSGVAADLELETRHGLRFHLRDEVTLGPADDGARIAFHNGLEETLELLRPVVGPSETDAYARFAAWATAGMKLVGSLDSGPPPSFGQLAAAAQATLGAEAAPFMQTLLGSASAVLRATFEDERLMAPMAHWAGHSQQSPLDPGTGGGGLMLAAFHGAPAARPAGGSRATVEALVRCLEAAGGRVVCDAAVSAVEVSGGRASAVIAGGERHVATRGVVSAIDARRLLGSGGLVAQEHVPDRLKRELRRVHSGLRNVSELKVDAVIDTLPQVEPAGFDRAFMLSANTITDIEQAFASVQLGELARRPPVMIAFPSTLESGWAPEGKAVAWISTFVPWRPADGAWDEAKLEAAADHAWSVAERALGARMGVVERRITGPVSWVARHGNANANPNHIEMSIDQLLGFRPTPSLSGYKTPIDGLFLTGAGTHPGGGITGVPGRNAAQVALASLGVGSRGARLARRARERSALVRDAWKATRELRSAS; translated from the coding sequence ATGCCTGACGTGATCGTCATCGGGGCGGGCCACAACGGCCTGACCTGCGCCTGCTATCTCGCCCGTGCCGGGCTCGACGTGCTCGTGCTCGAGCAGTCGGACACGGTCGGCGGGTGCATCAACACGCGCGACCTGCCGGACGGCCGCGGCCGCCTCGAGCTGGGCGCCTACGAGCACGGCGGGATCCGCGGCAGCGGCGTCGCCGCCGACCTGGAGCTGGAGACCCGCCACGGGCTGCGCTTCCACCTGCGCGACGAGGTCACGCTCGGCCCCGCCGACGACGGCGCGCGGATCGCCTTCCACAACGGGCTGGAGGAGACGCTGGAGCTGCTGCGCCCGGTCGTCGGCCCCTCCGAGACCGACGCCTACGCGCGCTTCGCGGCGTGGGCGACCGCCGGCATGAAGCTCGTCGGCTCGCTCGACTCCGGCCCGCCGCCGTCGTTCGGCCAGCTCGCCGCCGCCGCGCAGGCGACGCTCGGCGCCGAGGCGGCGCCGTTCATGCAGACGCTGCTCGGCTCCGCCTCCGCGGTGCTGCGCGCGACCTTCGAGGACGAGCGGCTGATGGCGCCGATGGCGCACTGGGCCGGCCACTCGCAGCAGTCGCCGCTGGACCCCGGCACCGGCGGCGGCGGGCTGATGCTCGCCGCATTCCACGGCGCGCCGGCGGCGCGCCCGGCCGGCGGCTCGCGCGCGACCGTCGAGGCGCTCGTTCGCTGCCTGGAGGCGGCCGGCGGCCGCGTCGTCTGCGACGCGGCGGTCTCGGCGGTCGAGGTCAGCGGCGGCCGCGCGAGCGCGGTGATCGCCGGCGGCGAGCGCCACGTCGCCACGCGCGGCGTCGTCTCCGCGATCGACGCGCGGCGGCTGCTCGGGTCGGGCGGCCTGGTCGCGCAGGAGCACGTCCCGGACCGGCTCAAGCGCGAGCTGAGACGCGTCCACTCCGGGCTGCGCAACGTCTCGGAGCTGAAGGTCGACGCCGTCATCGACACGCTGCCGCAGGTCGAGCCGGCCGGCTTCGACCGCGCCTTCATGCTGTCGGCGAACACGATCACGGACATCGAGCAAGCGTTCGCGAGCGTGCAGCTCGGCGAGCTGGCGAGACGGCCGCCGGTGATGATCGCGTTCCCGTCGACGCTGGAGTCCGGCTGGGCGCCGGAGGGCAAGGCGGTCGCGTGGATCTCGACGTTCGTCCCGTGGCGGCCGGCCGACGGCGCCTGGGACGAGGCGAAGCTGGAGGCAGCCGCCGACCACGCGTGGTCGGTCGCCGAGAGAGCGCTCGGCGCCAGAATGGGCGTCGTCGAGCGGCGCATCACCGGCCCCGTCTCCTGGGTCGCCCGCCACGGCAACGCCAACGCCAACCCCAACCACATCGAGATGAGCATCGACCAGCTGCTCGGGTTCCGCCCGACTCCCTCGCTGTCCGGCTACAAGACGCCGATCGACGGCCTCTTCCTGACCGGCGCCGGCACCCATCCGGGCGGCGGCATCACCGGCGTCCCCGGACGGAACGCCGCCCAGGTCGCGCTGGCGTCGCTCGGCGTCGGGTCGCGCGGCGCGCGGCTCGCCCGCCGCGCGCGCGAGCGCAGCGCACTGGTGCGCGACGCCTGGAAGGCGACGCGCGAGCTGCGGAGCGCGTCCTGA